A window of Nocardia arthritidis genomic DNA:
ATCATGATGATCCTGCTCGCGGTGCTCGGCATCGTCGTGGTGAACGCGCTGGCCGCGACCAAGGGCGCCGACGGGCAGTTGCACGGCGGCAGCCCGTGGGGCGTCTTCTCGATCTCGATGACCGTGCCCATCGCGCTGTTGATGGGTTTGTATCTGCGATTCTTCCGGCCCGGCAAGGTCGGCGAGGTCTCGCTCATCGGCTTCGTCCTGCTGCTGTTCGCCATCATCTCCGGCAACTGGGTCGCCGGATCCGGCTGGGGCCGTGACCTTTTCACGCTGTCCGGCACCACCATCGCCTGGATGCTGATCATCTACGGCTTCGTCGCATCGGTGCTGCCGGTGTGGCTGCTGCTGGCCCCGCGCGACTACCTGTCCACCTTCATGAAGATCGGCACCATCACCCTGCTCGCCATCGGCGTGCTGGTCACCATGCCGGTGTTGAAGGCCCCCGCGGTGTCGCAGTTCGCGAGCAACAGCAACGGGCCCTCCTTCGCGGGCAGCCTGTTCCCATTCCTGTTCATCACCATCGCCTGCGGTGCACTGTCGGGCTTCCACTCACTCGTCTCCTCCGGCACCACACCCAAACTGCTCGAAAAGCAGTCGCAGGCCAGGATGATCGGCTACGGCGGCATGCTCATGGAATCGTTCGTCGCGGTGATGGCGATGATCGCGGCCAGCGTCATCGATCAGCACCTGTACTTCGCGATGAACACCGCGGGCCTGGCCGGCCTGCCCTCCGACGCGGCCGCCGCCAAGGTCAACGCGATGGGGTTGGCCGGCCCCCCGGTCACCGGCGCCGAGCTGACCGACGCGGCGCACGCCTACAACGAAACGTCACTGCAGGGCAGGTCCGGCGGCGCGCCGACGCTGGCCGTCGGCATGGCCCAGGTGCTGCAGGGATTCCTCGGCGGATCGGCACTGAAGCCGTTCTGGTACCACTTCGCGATCATGTTCGAGGCGCTGTTCATCCTCACCACCATCGATGCGGGCACCCGCGTCGCCCGATTCATGCTCTCGGATTCGCTGGGCAATCTCGGCGGCGCGGCCAAGAAGTTCAAGGATCCGTCGTGGCGTCCCGGCGCCTGGCTGTGCTCGGCAATCGTTGTGGCGCTTTGGGGTTCGGTGCTGCTGATGGGCGTCACCGATCCACTCGGCGGCATCTACACGCTCTACCCGCTCTTCGGTATCGCGAATCAGCTGCTCGCCGCGATCGCGCTGACCGTCGTCATGGTCATCATCGTGAAGAAGGGCCTGGTGAAATGGGCTTGGATTCCGGCGATTCCGCTGTTCTGGGATCTGCTCGTGACGATGACCGCCTCGTGGCAGAAGATCTTCTCCGGCGATCCGAAGATCGGCTACTGGACGCTGCACTCCCAGACCATCGACAAGCGCGACACGTTCATCGCGGCCAAGGACGCGGGCAAGATCCTCGCGCCCGCAAAGGATCTGGCCGGGATGAACCAGCAGATCTCGGATATGGGCAAGATCATCCGCAACACCTATATCCAGGGCACGCTCTCGATCATCTTCGCGGTGCTGGTGCTGATCGTCGCGATCGTCGGCGTCCTCGTCTCGCTGCGGGCCTGGCGGTCGGGCGGCGGCACGACCACCGAGACGCCGGAGGTGCCGTCGAAGATCTTCGGGCCGAGGGGATTCTTCGCCTCCCCGGCCGAGAAGGAAGTGCAGAAGCAGTGGGATGAGCTGGTCGCCGCGGGCAAGGTCCGCGCGTCCGGCGCGGCACATGCGCACGCGGAATAGGCATCGCATCGTGCAAGGATTCCGTGGGACGCGGCGGCCCGGCGACGGGTCGGCCGAATCCCTTGTGCCGCAGGGCGGTCGGTCTGCTGGACCGGCCGCCCTGCGGCGTTTCGGTGCGGCCGCGCGCGGGCTGCTGTGGTGGTTCAACGGGATCCTCGGCGGCCAGGATTACCAGCGCTACGTCGCGCATCTGCGCAGGCAGCATCCCGGCCGCCCGGTACCGACGGAGCGCGAATACTGGCGGACCAGACATGCCGACGCCGACAACAATCCCACCAATCGCTGCTGCTGATGGGGCACCCAACGGACAACCGTGGGGGAACATGTCGGATTTCCGCTAGCACAGCGGGCGAGCAGCTGACATTGTGGTGAGCGTGGCTATCACGGCTTTGGATTTCGAGCGCTGCTACCGGGCGGTCTCCACCCGGGACTCGCGCTTCGACGGACAGTTCTTCACCGCAGTGCGGACAACTGGAATCTATTGCCGCCCTTCGTGTCCGGCGATCACACCGAAACGCGCCAACGTCACCTTCCTACCCACCGCCGCCGCGGCGCAGCAGGCAGGCTACCGGGCCTGCCGCCGCTGCCTGCCCGATGCCGCACCGGGTTCCCCGCTCTGGAACACCCGCGCCGATCTGGCAGCGCGCGCCATGCGGTTGATCGGCGACGGCGTCATCGAACGGGGCGGCGTGCCCGCGCTGGCCGCCAAACTCGGCTACTCCCAACGCCAGCTCACCAGGGTGCTCACCACCGAACTCGGCGCGGGCCCTTTGGCTTTGGCGCGGGCACACCGGGCGCACACCGCGCGGCTGCTCATCCAGACCACGGCGATGCCCATGTCGGATATCGCGTTCGCGGCGGGTTTCGCCAGCATCCGGCAGTTCAACGACACCGTGCGCGAGGTGTTCGCGGTGAGCCCGACCACCATGCGCACCGAGGCACTGCGCACCAACGGCCGCAACCCCGGGCCCGTGCCCGCGCCGAACGGCTCACTGACGCTTCGCCTTCCATACCGTGAGCCGCTGGACAGGTCCTGGCTGGAGTGGTTCCTCTCCTCGCATGTGGTGCCGGGCGTCGAGGTCTGGGAGGACCACACCTACACCAGGAATCTGCGCACCCCGCACGGGCATGCGACGGCGCGCATCGGCTTCCAGCGCGACCATGTGCGCGCCGAACTCGCACTCCACGATATGCGGGATCTGGCACCGACCGTGACGCGGCTGCGGCACCTGCTGGATCTCGACGCCGACCCGATCGGCATCGATGAGGCGCTCGGCGCCACCGGACACCGGCCCGCCGACGAAAACCGGCGCACCGCATACGGGTTCACCCCCGGCATTCGAGTGCCCGGTTGCCTGGACGGGCCGGAGTTGTTGCTGCGCACCATGATCGGCCAGCAGATCTCCATCGCCGCGGCGGCGACGCACACCGCGCGCCTGGCCGAGGCGCTCGGCGAATGCGTCGACGGCCCCGCGCCGCTGCTGTTCCCGACACCGGAGGCGATCGCCGAACGCGGCGGCGAGATCTTGACCGGCCCGGCCCGCCGCATCCGCTCCATCGTCGGCGCGGCCGAGGCGCTGGCCACCGGTGAGCTGGTGCTGCACTCCGGCCGCACCGCAACGGATCTGCGGCGGGATCTGCTCGCGCTGGACGGGGTCGGGCCGTGGACCGCCGACTACGTCACCATGCGACTGCTCGCCGACCCCGATGTGCTGCTCAGCACCGATCTCGTGGTGCGCCAAGGGGCGACGCTGCTCGGCATCGACCTCACCGACACCAGCCGCTGGGCGCCGTGGCGGTCGTATCTCTCGATGCACATGTGGAAGGCGGCGCTGAACGGACGCGCCAACGCGCCGAAGGTGATGGCGGAGACCGTAACGCCCGTCTGACCGTCGGACAACAACTTTCACCGGATACGACGTGTCCGGCGCCCGATGCCGCCCCGCGCGGCCCCAGTGCGAAAGGACGATAGACCATGACCGAGCAGACAATCGGATCCCGATCCGGCCGAATCTCCACGCGCACCGCCGATTTCGCGACCGTCCAAACACCGATCGGGCCGTTCACCGCGATCGTCGACGACGAGGGCGCGGTGCTCGGATCCGGCTGGACCGCCGATCCGGAGGACCTGCGAACGGTGATCCATCCGGCCTTGCGCCCGAGTCAACTGCGGCAACGGGATTCGCTCGGCGCGGTCACCACGGCGATCGTCGACTACCACCGCGGCGGGCTCACCGCGATCGACGAGATCCCGGTGCGGCAGCGATCCGGCGAATTCCTGGAGCACGCGTGGGAGGTGCTGCGCAAGGTGCCCGCCGGAAATCCGGTCACCTACACCGAATTCGCGGCGATCTCCGGCAGGCCGGATGCGACGCGGGCGGCGGCGAACGCATGTGCGCGCAATGCCGCCGCCCTGTTCGTGCCGTGCCATCGGGTGTTCCGGATCGGCGGCGGACTCGGTGGTTTCCGCTGGGGCCTGCCGGTCAAACGCTGGCTGCTCGACCACGAAGGTCACTGAATTACGCTGCCACCGGGCCGTTTTCGATGAACTTCGCGCGGCCCGCCGAAAGGCCGAGCGCGACGTTGATCGCCATCAGCACCAGCAGACCGATCAGCGCGGCATCCCAGGTGCCCGCCGCCGCGTGCAACACCTCCGCGAGCAGCGGGCCCGCCGCGCCGAGTAGGTAGCCGACGGTCTGCGACTTGGTGGACAGCGCGGCCGCGGTGTGGTGATCGCGGGTGCGCAGCACGTACAGCATGCTCGGAATCGTCTGTCCCGAACCGATTCCCAAGCCGAGCAGCACCAGCCACAGCGGCGCCGTCGCCAGCGGCGCGAGCAGGATGCCGAGCACACCGACGAAACACAGCACCGCCGAGAGCACCAGGTGCCGCCGCTGACTCTGCCGCCGCGCCGCCAGCGCCGGACCCGCGAAACCGCCGAGCGCCAACACCATCGCGCAGATCGACAGGTAGAAGCCGCCGGTGGTCTGATCCGTGCCCTTCTCGACATAGATCGATGGCAGCCACGCGAAAACCACGTACAGCACCAGTGATTGCATACCGAAATAGCCGGTTACGCTCCATGCCAACGGATCTCGCAGCAACCAGGTCCAGGAGGGCGCCGCTGCGGCCTGCGCGGGCGCGCGATCCAGCTGCGGAACGAGCGAGATCAGCGCCACCACCGCCGGGATCAGCGCGATGCCGAGCGCCCACGTCGTCGAGCCGGTCGCCTCGTAGAGCGGATACGAGACCGCGGCGGTCACGGCCGCGCCCAGGCTGACCACGAAACCGTAGACGCCCATCATCGCGCCGATGCGTTCCATCGGGAAACGCTTCTTCACCAGCACCGGGGTGATCACGTTGGCCACCGCGACA
This region includes:
- a CDS encoding carbon starvation CstA family protein, which encodes MATIEYLRTDPDLPPVGVVDRSTLTPAKKGIFLAIGVIGAIAWAVLAIARGENVNAVWIVVAAICTYVLAYQFYARIIEYRITKPRDDIATPAEELENGKDYMPMDRRVLFGHHFAAIAGAGPLVGPVLAAQMGYLPGTIWIIVGVVLAGAVQDYLVLWASSRRRGRSLGQMAREELGVVGGAAAIIAVLVIMMILLAVLGIVVVNALAATKGADGQLHGGSPWGVFSISMTVPIALLMGLYLRFFRPGKVGEVSLIGFVLLLFAIISGNWVAGSGWGRDLFTLSGTTIAWMLIIYGFVASVLPVWLLLAPRDYLSTFMKIGTITLLAIGVLVTMPVLKAPAVSQFASNSNGPSFAGSLFPFLFITIACGALSGFHSLVSSGTTPKLLEKQSQARMIGYGGMLMESFVAVMAMIAASVIDQHLYFAMNTAGLAGLPSDAAAAKVNAMGLAGPPVTGAELTDAAHAYNETSLQGRSGGAPTLAVGMAQVLQGFLGGSALKPFWYHFAIMFEALFILTTIDAGTRVARFMLSDSLGNLGGAAKKFKDPSWRPGAWLCSAIVVALWGSVLLMGVTDPLGGIYTLYPLFGIANQLLAAIALTVVMVIIVKKGLVKWAWIPAIPLFWDLLVTMTASWQKIFSGDPKIGYWTLHSQTIDKRDTFIAAKDAGKILAPAKDLAGMNQQISDMGKIIRNTYIQGTLSIIFAVLVLIVAIVGVLVSLRAWRSGGGTTTETPEVPSKIFGPRGFFASPAEKEVQKQWDELVAAGKVRASGAAHAHAE
- a CDS encoding YbdD/YjiX family protein; the encoded protein is MRRFGAAARGLLWWFNGILGGQDYQRYVAHLRRQHPGRPVPTEREYWRTRHADADNNPTNRCC
- a CDS encoding Ada metal-binding domain-containing protein, with product MVSVAITALDFERCYRAVSTRDSRFDGQFFTAVRTTGIYCRPSCPAITPKRANVTFLPTAAAAQQAGYRACRRCLPDAAPGSPLWNTRADLAARAMRLIGDGVIERGGVPALAAKLGYSQRQLTRVLTTELGAGPLALARAHRAHTARLLIQTTAMPMSDIAFAAGFASIRQFNDTVREVFAVSPTTMRTEALRTNGRNPGPVPAPNGSLTLRLPYREPLDRSWLEWFLSSHVVPGVEVWEDHTYTRNLRTPHGHATARIGFQRDHVRAELALHDMRDLAPTVTRLRHLLDLDADPIGIDEALGATGHRPADENRRTAYGFTPGIRVPGCLDGPELLLRTMIGQQISIAAAATHTARLAEALGECVDGPAPLLFPTPEAIAERGGEILTGPARRIRSIVGAAEALATGELVLHSGRTATDLRRDLLALDGVGPWTADYVTMRLLADPDVLLSTDLVVRQGATLLGIDLTDTSRWAPWRSYLSMHMWKAALNGRANAPKVMAETVTPV
- a CDS encoding methylated-DNA--[protein]-cysteine S-methyltransferase; the protein is MTEQTIGSRSGRISTRTADFATVQTPIGPFTAIVDDEGAVLGSGWTADPEDLRTVIHPALRPSQLRQRDSLGAVTTAIVDYHRGGLTAIDEIPVRQRSGEFLEHAWEVLRKVPAGNPVTYTEFAAISGRPDATRAAANACARNAAALFVPCHRVFRIGGGLGGFRWGLPVKRWLLDHEGH
- a CDS encoding MFS transporter, producing the protein MTQVLQTSRPTRTSSIGLLVVAFVLVSFNLRIAFAGPGPLMKVLGLGGAAGSVLTTLPPLCLGLFAAIGVMVRNRLGEERALFAAGIVLVLGLAVRLMGTAGLFVGTIVASAGVAVANVITPVLVKKRFPMERIGAMMGVYGFVVSLGAAVTAAVSYPLYEATGSTTWALGIALIPAVVALISLVPQLDRAPAQAAAAPSWTWLLRDPLAWSVTGYFGMQSLVLYVVFAWLPSIYVEKGTDQTTGGFYLSICAMVLALGGFAGPALAARRQSQRRHLVLSAVLCFVGVLGILLAPLATAPLWLVLLGLGIGSGQTIPSMLYVLRTRDHHTAAALSTKSQTVGYLLGAAGPLLAEVLHAAAGTWDAALIGLLVLMAINVALGLSAGRAKFIENGPVAA